A DNA window from Mycolicibacter terrae contains the following coding sequences:
- a CDS encoding DUF4267 domain-containing protein, giving the protein MVKDRAALVAGGIRLASGVSFLVDPLRANRLWGEPDDPGPSARLLLRSMGYRDALIGGLLLYAGVRGRDTRGWFLASGGADAADLLGGMSVHADLKRGQQIIGLGGAILGIGVGLWGATRGRAADRRHRTQRS; this is encoded by the coding sequence ATGGTGAAGGACCGCGCCGCGCTTGTCGCCGGCGGCATCCGGCTGGCCTCGGGAGTGTCGTTCCTGGTCGATCCCCTGCGGGCGAACCGATTATGGGGTGAGCCAGACGATCCGGGCCCGTCCGCCCGGCTGCTGCTTCGGTCGATGGGCTACCGCGACGCCCTGATCGGGGGCCTGCTGCTGTACGCAGGCGTGCGCGGCCGAGATACCCGCGGCTGGTTTCTGGCCTCAGGTGGTGCTGACGCGGCCGACCTGCTGGGCGGGATGAGCGTGCACGCCGACCTCAAGCGCGGCCAGCAGATCATCGGCCTCGGTGGAGCGATCCTCGGCATCGGCGTCGGGCTCTGGGGTGCCACGCGTGGGCGCGCTGCGGATCGGCGGCACCGGACGCAGAGATCATGA
- a CDS encoding SDR family NAD(P)-dependent oxidoreductase, giving the protein MDINGASAIVTGGASGIGAATARQLADKGARVVVADLQADKGEALAHEIGGVFVPVDVTSTEQIIDAVNTAADLGPLRALVNSAGIGWAQRTIGKDGEFDSAHSLDAYRKVLAINLVGTFDCIRIAATAMSRNELTDTGERGAIVNMTSVAAFDGQIGQAAYSSSKGGVVGLTLPVARDLSAVGVRVNTVAPGLIDTPIYGEGEASEAFKAKLGESVLFPHRLGKPEELASMVVELLTNSYMNAEVVRVDGGIRMPPK; this is encoded by the coding sequence GTGGATATAAATGGAGCAAGCGCGATCGTAACCGGTGGCGCATCAGGAATCGGTGCGGCAACTGCCCGCCAATTGGCCGACAAGGGCGCCCGGGTCGTCGTGGCCGACCTGCAGGCGGACAAGGGTGAGGCGCTGGCCCACGAGATCGGCGGGGTGTTCGTGCCCGTCGACGTGACCAGCACCGAGCAGATCATCGACGCCGTCAACACCGCGGCGGACCTCGGCCCGCTGCGCGCGCTGGTGAACTCGGCCGGCATCGGCTGGGCGCAGCGCACCATTGGCAAGGACGGCGAATTCGACTCGGCGCACAGCCTGGATGCCTACCGGAAGGTGCTGGCGATCAACCTGGTCGGCACCTTCGACTGCATTCGGATCGCGGCCACCGCGATGAGCCGCAATGAGCTCACCGACACCGGCGAGCGGGGCGCGATCGTCAACATGACCAGCGTCGCGGCCTTCGACGGCCAGATCGGCCAGGCCGCCTACTCGTCGTCCAAGGGCGGCGTCGTGGGCCTGACCCTGCCGGTGGCCCGCGACCTGTCCGCGGTTGGTGTCCGGGTGAACACCGTCGCGCCAGGCCTGATCGACACCCCGATCTACGGCGAAGGCGAGGCCTCGGAGGCGTTCAAGGCCAAACTCGGTGAGTCCGTGCTGTTCCCGCACCGGCTCGGCAAGCCCGAGGAGCTCGCGTCAATGGTGGTCGAGCTGCTCACCAACTCCTACATGAACGCCGAGGTCGTCCGGGTGGACGGTGGCATCCGGATGCCCCCGAAGTAA
- a CDS encoding amidase produces MSDLAQQTRWLDATAQAELVAKGEVSPSELLEAAIERIEQSNPALNAVVIEWFDHARSVAAGRGLPAGPFRGVPFLLKDLYTSFAGQTLSNGNVALKNAALRDVSDSTLVARFKAAGLVVAGRTNSPEFGSLPTTQPLAWGATRNPWALERTPGGSSGGAGAAVAAGMVPFANASDGGGSIRIPASCCGLVGLKPSQGRITVGPDRAEVGLGVELGVSRTVRDTAGLLDAVRGPGVGDTVIAPAPRRPYIEEVFADPGRLRVGLLDEHPRGEFLHEDCRTAVRATASLLEGLGHTVEQAWPACLADTTLTEKFMALWATQMGMAARQIGAALRRQVTADDMEPVNWALVEQARRLTAVDYAAAQAAGWAFRRALQQWWADGWDLLLTPTLAEPPLALSEFENDPADPTAPMRRAGRFAVFTPPFNMSGQPAISLPLHRSAEGLPIGVQLVADYGREDVLIQVAAQLEAAHPWASVHPPQY; encoded by the coding sequence ATGAGTGACCTCGCCCAGCAGACCAGGTGGCTGGATGCCACCGCGCAGGCGGAGCTGGTCGCCAAGGGTGAGGTCAGCCCGAGCGAGCTGCTGGAAGCGGCGATCGAGCGGATCGAACAGTCGAATCCGGCCCTGAACGCCGTGGTCATCGAGTGGTTCGACCATGCTCGATCGGTGGCCGCCGGTCGGGGGCTGCCCGCCGGCCCGTTTCGGGGCGTCCCGTTCCTGCTCAAGGATCTCTACACCAGTTTCGCCGGCCAAACCCTGTCCAACGGCAACGTGGCGCTGAAGAACGCCGCCCTGCGGGACGTCTCGGACTCGACGCTGGTCGCTCGATTCAAAGCGGCCGGGTTGGTCGTCGCGGGGCGCACCAACAGTCCGGAGTTCGGCAGCCTGCCGACCACGCAGCCGCTGGCCTGGGGGGCGACCCGCAACCCATGGGCGCTGGAACGGACACCGGGCGGGTCCAGTGGCGGTGCGGGTGCCGCCGTGGCCGCCGGGATGGTGCCGTTCGCCAACGCCTCCGACGGTGGGGGCAGCATCCGTATCCCGGCGTCGTGCTGCGGGCTGGTGGGACTCAAGCCCAGCCAGGGCAGGATCACCGTCGGTCCGGACCGCGCCGAGGTGGGGTTGGGTGTCGAACTGGGCGTCAGCCGTACAGTGCGTGACACCGCGGGGCTACTCGATGCGGTGCGCGGCCCCGGTGTCGGCGACACCGTGATCGCGCCGGCCCCGCGGCGCCCGTACATCGAGGAGGTCTTTGCCGACCCCGGGAGGTTGCGGGTCGGGTTGCTCGACGAGCACCCGCGCGGCGAGTTTTTGCACGAAGACTGCCGAACGGCGGTGCGCGCGACGGCATCGCTGTTGGAAGGGCTCGGCCACACCGTCGAACAGGCGTGGCCGGCTTGCCTGGCCGACACCACGCTGACCGAGAAATTCATGGCACTGTGGGCGACGCAGATGGGGATGGCTGCCCGCCAGATCGGCGCGGCACTGCGCCGCCAGGTGACGGCGGACGACATGGAGCCGGTGAACTGGGCGCTGGTCGAGCAGGCGCGGCGGCTGACCGCCGTCGACTACGCCGCAGCCCAGGCGGCGGGCTGGGCCTTCCGGCGCGCACTGCAGCAATGGTGGGCCGACGGTTGGGATCTCCTGCTCACGCCCACGCTGGCCGAGCCGCCGCTTGCCCTCAGTGAGTTCGAGAACGACCCGGCGGACCCGACGGCGCCGATGCGCCGGGCCGGGCGGTTCGCCGTGTTCACGCCGCCGTTCAACATGAGCGGACAGCCGGCGATCAGCCTTCCGCTGCACCGCAGTGCCGAGGGTCTGCCGATCGGCGTCCAGCTCGTCGCCGACTACGGCCGGGAGGATGTCCTGATCCAGGTGGCCGCTCAACTGGAAGCCGCGCACCCGTGGGCGTCGGTGCATCCGCCTCAGTACTGA
- the ftsY gene encoding signal recognition particle-docking protein FtsY: protein MSSQSLWIIVGVVAALVVITAVILGLVRHRRRRISLSAPQRETLDRSGGYAASSGITFSRSEPPAPVIGDDATVPRDAPRRTITDVELPEAALEAPPEPQLAPAAAEAVEVIEPDLEADIEPVEGRMQRLRGRLAKSQNALGRSMLGLLGGGDLDEDSWQDVEDTLLVSDLGPTVTESVVAQLRERLAGGQVRTEAEARAVLREVLIGELQPGLDRAIRALPHDEHPSVLLVVGVNGTGKTTTVGKLARVLVADGRRVVLGAADTFRAAAADQLQIWAARVGAEVVRGPEGADPASVAFDAVDKGVAAGADVVVIDTAGRLHTKTGLMDELGKVKRVVTRRAAVDEVLLVLDATIGQNGLAQARVFAEVVDITGVVLTKLDGTAKGGIVFRVQQELGVPVKLVGLGEGPDDLAPFEPAAFVDALLG from the coding sequence GTGTCGTCTCAAAGTCTGTGGATCATCGTCGGCGTCGTCGCCGCCCTAGTCGTCATCACCGCCGTGATCCTGGGCCTGGTGCGTCATCGTCGTCGGCGCATCAGCCTGTCCGCGCCGCAGCGTGAGACCCTGGACCGTTCGGGGGGCTACGCCGCATCCTCGGGCATCACCTTCAGCCGATCGGAGCCGCCGGCCCCCGTCATCGGAGACGACGCGACCGTGCCCCGCGACGCCCCGCGGCGCACCATCACCGACGTCGAACTGCCCGAGGCGGCCCTCGAAGCCCCGCCCGAACCGCAGCTCGCGCCGGCCGCCGCCGAAGCCGTCGAAGTCATCGAGCCCGACCTCGAAGCGGATATCGAGCCGGTAGAAGGCCGGATGCAGCGCTTACGCGGGCGATTGGCCAAGTCGCAGAACGCGTTGGGGCGCAGCATGCTCGGACTGCTCGGCGGCGGAGACCTGGACGAGGACTCCTGGCAGGACGTCGAGGACACCCTGCTGGTGTCCGACCTGGGCCCCACCGTCACCGAATCGGTGGTCGCGCAGCTGCGCGAACGGCTGGCCGGCGGGCAGGTGCGCACCGAAGCCGAAGCCCGCGCGGTGCTGCGCGAGGTGCTCATCGGCGAGCTGCAGCCCGGCCTGGACCGGGCCATCCGGGCGCTGCCGCACGACGAGCACCCGTCGGTGCTGCTGGTGGTCGGGGTCAATGGCACCGGTAAGACCACCACCGTCGGCAAACTGGCCCGGGTGCTGGTGGCCGACGGCCGCCGGGTGGTGCTGGGCGCAGCCGACACGTTCCGGGCCGCAGCGGCCGACCAGCTGCAGATCTGGGCGGCGCGGGTGGGCGCCGAGGTGGTGCGCGGCCCCGAGGGCGCCGACCCGGCGTCGGTCGCGTTCGACGCCGTCGACAAGGGCGTCGCGGCCGGCGCCGACGTGGTGGTCATCGACACCGCCGGCCGGCTGCACACCAAGACCGGCTTGATGGACGAACTCGGCAAGGTCAAGCGCGTGGTGACCCGCCGCGCGGCGGTCGACGAGGTGCTGCTGGTGCTGGACGCCACGATCGGGCAGAACGGCCTAGCCCAGGCCAGGGTGTTCGCCGAGGTCGTCGACATCACCGGGGTGGTGTTGACCAAACTGGACGGCACCGCCAAGGGTGGCATCGTGTTCCGGGTGCAGCAGGAGCTGGGGGTGCCGGTCAAGCTGGTGGGCCTCGGCGAGGGACCCGACGACCTGGCCCCGTTCGAGCCCGCCGCCTTCGTCGACGCCCTGCTCGGCTGA
- a CDS encoding glycoside hydrolase family 6 protein: protein MLPSAFGALARRLAPLLTVAALVGAAPALADGDNPLAGMPFYVDPVSAAMRAANSQPESAELVRVANTPQAYWLDQAFSPGSVGATVARHTGAAAGAGAMPVLVLYAIPHRDCGSYAAGGFSSGASYRAWIDGVADGIGGNPAAIVLEPDALAMADCLSADQRQERFDLISYAVDTLGRNPATAVYVDAGHSRWVNAGEMANRLNQAGVARARGFALNSTNYFTTEEQIGYGEEISGMTGGKHYVIDTSRNGAGPAEGDPFGWCNPSGRALGVAPTADTAGAHADAYLWVKRVGESDGSCGSGEPAAGHFVSEYAINLARNAG, encoded by the coding sequence GTGCTCCCCTCAGCCTTTGGTGCCCTCGCGCGCCGTCTCGCTCCTCTTCTGACTGTTGCGGCCCTCGTCGGCGCAGCTCCGGCCCTCGCCGACGGGGACAACCCGCTGGCCGGCATGCCCTTCTACGTCGATCCGGTATCGGCCGCCATGCGCGCCGCGAACTCCCAGCCCGAGAGTGCCGAGCTGGTCAGGGTCGCGAACACGCCGCAGGCGTACTGGCTCGACCAGGCCTTCTCGCCCGGTTCGGTCGGCGCCACGGTGGCCCGCCATACCGGTGCCGCCGCGGGCGCCGGCGCCATGCCGGTGCTGGTGCTCTACGCGATCCCGCACCGCGACTGCGGCAGCTACGCCGCGGGCGGTTTCTCCTCCGGCGCCTCTTACCGCGCCTGGATCGACGGCGTCGCCGACGGCATCGGCGGCAACCCGGCCGCGATCGTCCTCGAGCCCGACGCGCTCGCGATGGCCGACTGCCTCTCCGCCGACCAGCGTCAGGAGCGCTTCGATCTGATCAGCTACGCCGTCGACACGCTGGGCCGCAACCCGGCCACAGCGGTGTATGTCGACGCCGGGCATTCGCGTTGGGTCAATGCCGGCGAAATGGCCAACCGGCTGAACCAGGCCGGGGTGGCGCGTGCGCGGGGCTTCGCGCTGAACTCCACCAACTACTTCACCACCGAAGAGCAGATCGGCTACGGCGAAGAGATTTCGGGGATGACCGGCGGTAAGCACTACGTGATCGACACGTCCCGTAACGGCGCCGGCCCGGCCGAGGGCGATCCCTTCGGCTGGTGCAACCCCAGTGGGCGGGCTCTGGGTGTGGCGCCGACCGCCGACACCGCGGGCGCGCATGCCGATGCCTACCTGTGGGTCAAGCGGGTAGGGGAGTCCGACGGCAGTTGCGGTTCCGGCGAACCCGCCGCGGGACACTTCGTCAGCGAGTACGCGATCAACTTGGCGCGCAACGCGGGTTGA
- a CDS encoding NUDIX hydrolase — translation MTISYDEALRDRIRARLDAHNRRAVTDPSKRHAAVAVVIVDSEAGEDRVDPAPVDDWIGGRPMPQAGLDGRMVDVSGGAAFLLCRRASRLTSHAAQWALPGGRLDPGETAVDAALRELDEEVGIRLPASAVLGLLDDYPTRSGYVISPVVIWGGGRLDPRPAPDEVVAAYRVGLHQLQRDDSPRFISIPESPRPVVQIPLGNDLIHAPTGAVLLQLRWLCLEGRGDPVDELEQPVFAWK, via the coding sequence ATGACGATCAGCTATGACGAGGCGCTGCGGGACCGGATCCGGGCTCGCCTGGACGCGCACAACCGGCGCGCGGTGACCGATCCGTCGAAGCGGCACGCGGCGGTCGCGGTGGTGATCGTGGACTCCGAGGCCGGTGAAGACCGGGTGGACCCCGCGCCGGTGGACGACTGGATCGGCGGGCGGCCCATGCCGCAGGCGGGACTCGACGGCCGCATGGTCGACGTGTCCGGAGGCGCTGCCTTCCTGCTGTGCCGTAGAGCGTCTCGTCTCACTTCGCACGCCGCGCAGTGGGCGCTGCCGGGTGGCCGCCTGGATCCCGGCGAAACCGCGGTCGACGCTGCGCTGCGGGAGTTGGACGAGGAGGTCGGCATCAGGCTGCCCGCATCAGCCGTGTTGGGTCTCCTCGACGACTACCCGACACGCTCGGGATACGTCATCAGCCCGGTGGTGATCTGGGGCGGTGGGCGGCTCGACCCGCGGCCCGCGCCCGACGAGGTGGTTGCGGCCTACCGGGTGGGGCTGCACCAATTGCAACGCGACGATTCCCCGCGATTCATCTCCATCCCGGAGAGCCCGCGTCCGGTCGTGCAGATCCCGTTGGGAAATGACCTCATCCACGCGCCGACGGGCGCGGTGCTGCTGCAATTGCGGTGGTTGTGCCTGGAGGGTCGAGGAGACCCGGTCGATGAGCTGGAGCAGCCGGTGTTCGCCTGGAAATAA